A stretch of Caenorhabditis elegans chromosome IV DNA encodes these proteins:
- the C18H7.1 gene encoding VWFA domain-containing protein (Confirmed by transcript evidence) yields the protein MAQRNVSIPTLVMVVTDGRSADDPKGPGQILQAQPNTWVFAAATGDPEKVDTRELMDITGNINHIVMHRGRDLATDITRRLLRQAQDKCRTTTTTTTTTTTTTTTDPITGCELDLVLVLDFSTTTDPVYNSYKDLSKRLVSQLKIGPHYTQVAAVTFATVGRTRVRFNLKKYQTQEEVLRGIDNLKSRGGTTAIGAGIEKALTQLDESEGARPGIATKVMVVFTDGWSNKGPDPEKRARDAVSSGFEMYTVAYTAHTPGAVTLNNETLSAISGDVHHTFTDVTFQALIDKIKQRNLPCMP from the exons ATGGCCCAGAGGAATGTGTCGATTCCGACGCTTGTTATGGTTGTGACCGATGGACGGTCGGCCGACGATCCGAAGGGACCTGGGCAGATTCTTCAGGCACAGCCGAACACATGGGTATTTGCTGCGGCGACCGGGGATCCGGAGAAAGTTGACAC ccgagaACTCATGGACATTACTGGAAACATCAACCATATTGTCATGCACAGAGGACGAGATTTGGCTACAGACATTACTAGAAGACTTTTGAGACAGGCTCAAGACAAGTGTAGgactactactactacaacGACTACTACAACCACCACAACCACAACAGATCCTATCACTG GTTGCGAACTAGACCTTGTTCTTGTCCTCGACTTCTCTACAACCACTGACCCAGTGTATAATTCGTACAAAGATCTCAGCAAGCGATTGGTGTCTCAGTTAAAGATTGGACCTCATTATACACAG gTCGCCGCGGTCACATTCGCCACTGTCGGACGGACGAGAGTAcgtttcaatctgaaaaagtatCAGACGCAGGAAGAAGTTCTCAGAGGAATTGATAACTTGAAATCGAGAGGTGGAACTACTGCTATTG GTGCCGGAATCGAGAAAGCCCTGACACAACTCGACGAGTCCGAGGGTGCCCGACCCGGAATTGCAACAAAAGTGATGGTTGTATTCACCGATGGATGGAGTAATAAGGGTCCTGATCCGGAAAAAAGAGCCCGAGATGCAGTGAGCTCTGGTTTTGAGATGTATACAGTGGCTTATACG GCCCACACTCCTGGAGCAGTAACCCTAAACAACGAAACATTGTCGGCTATCTCTGGTGACGTCCATCACACTTTTACAGACGTCACATTCCAAGCTCTTATCGACAAAATCAAGCAACGAAATCTGCCTTGCatgccataa
- the inx-18 gene encoding Innexin (Confirmed by transcript evidence) codes for MVGGFRIGMHFLASALRFLEPRVDDDFVDRLHYLYTSTMVLMFAVLVSAKQYVGHPIECFVPAQFTRAMEQYTENYCWVQNTYWVPFQDLIPHRLDDRERRQIGYYQWVPFVLAVAALTFHIPSSVWRMLAGQSGLNAGLVLQLVCGDENVDPVVRDKTVDIVARHIDDALMYQRDHGARRHSVYIFAIFKLGKFYGAYVSSVYIFIKALHLANVILQFMLLNSFLQTSDYPMFGAHVLYDLFMGREWRDSGKFPRVTLCDFEIRVLGNVHRHTVQCVLVINMLTEKIFIFLWLWLTVLAIVTALNLIFWFIALVSNSCREHFVSKHLDIQSDQISRFVHRFLRADGVFLLQMIASHSGNLMAAKVTEQLWMIFVRRSGKPVIEDKIEDRGSVRSTNGNDWESHDDGKTSLKRGDSWHETSLPPPMPSLPTRTHYV; via the exons agttGACGATGACTTTGTTGACCGTCTTCACTACCTCTACACCTCCACAATGGTTCTCATGTTTGCTGTTTTGGTGTCGGCCAAACAATATG TCGGTCACCCGATAGAATGTTTTGTGCCGGCACAATTTACCAGGGCAATGGAACAATACACAGAGAACTACTGTTGGGTACAGAACACGTATTGGGTGCCGTTTCAG GACCTGATACCACACCGATTAGATGATAGAGAACGCCGGCAAATAGGATATTATCAATGGGTTCCATTTGTGTTAGCTGTAGCTGCGCTGACGTTTCATATTCCGTCATCGGTTTGGAGAATGTTGGCTGGGCAGAGTG GCCTGAACGCCGGCCTAGTCCTCCAACTAGTCTGCGGAGACGAAAACGTGGATCCAGTAGTCCGTGACAAGACAGTAGACATAGTTGCTCGTCACATCGATGATGCTCTTATGTACCAAAGGGATCACGGAGCCCGACGACACAGTGTCTACatctttgcaattttcaagctCGGAAAGTTCTACGGAGCCTACGTATCGTCCGTCTACATTTTCATAAAAGCTCTTCATCTTGCAAATGTGATTCTACAATTTATGCTTCTCAACTCATTTCTTCAAACATCGGATTATCCAATGTTCGGAGCACATGTCCTTTACGACTTGTTCATGGGAAGAGAATGGAGGGATTCTGGAAAGTTCCCACGAGTCACACTTtgtgattttgaaattcgagttTTGGGGAATGTACATAGACATACTGTTCAATGTGTGCTAGTCATCAATATGCTCAccgagaaaattttcattttcctgtGGCTCTGGCTAACAGTTCTGGCAATTGTGACAGCGTtgaatttgatattttggTTCATTGCATTGGTTTCGAATTCTTGTCGAGAACATTTTGTTTCGAAGCATTTGGATATTCAGTCTGATCAGATTAGTCGATTTGTGCACCGGTTTCTTCGAGCAGATGGGGTTTTCCTATTACAAATGATTGCATCgcattctggaaatttgatggCCGCAAAA gtaaccGAACAACTGTGGATGATATTCGTCCGACGAAGTGGAAAACCAGTGATAGAGGACAAAATTGAGGACCGTGGATCGGTACGAAGCACGAATGGGAATGATTGGGAATCG CACGACGACGGGAAAACCTCGCTGAAACGTGGCGATTCATGGCATGAGACGTCACTTCCCCCGCCAATGCCCAGTCTTCCGACACGGACACATTATGTTTGA
- the C18H7.1 gene encoding VWFA domain-containing protein (Confirmed by transcript evidence): MQQIYLLSLVGALAALAVVVHAQTTPLFPVACELNVLIVLDRSDSVKGGFNKSRKFVTDVSEELQIGPEKHRVALIVYSGLSYRREVMPWNFAKSNEEFVRKVNALRAIGGTTNTKKALEVGLELMAQRNVSIPTLVMVVTDGRSADDPKGPGQILQAQPNTWVFAAATGDPEKVDTRELMDITGNINHIVMHRGRDLATDITRRLLRQAQDKCRTTTTTTTTTTTTTTTDPITGCELDLVLVLDFSTTTDPVYNSYKDLSKRLVSQLKIGPHYTQVAAVTFATVGRTRVRFNLKKYQTQEEVLRGIDNLKSRGGTTAIGAGIEKALTQLDESEGARPGIATKVMVVFTDGWSNKGPDPEKRARDAVSSGFEMYTVAYTAHTPGAVTLNNETLSAISGDVHHTFTDVTFQALIDKIKQRNLPCMP, translated from the exons ATGCAACAGATATATCTACTGAGTTTG GTTGGTGCTCTCGCAGCACTAGCAGTCGTCGTTCATGCACAGACCACGCCCCTCTTCCCAGTTGCGTGTGAGCTCAACGTGCTCATAGTTCTCGACAGGTCCGACTCGGTGAAGGGTGGCTTCAATAAGAGTCGGAAGTTTGTGACAGATGTCTCAGAAGAGCTTCAGATCGGTCCGGAGAAGCATCGAGTCGCCCTGATTGTCTATTCGGGGCTCAGTTATCGGCGGGAGGTGATGCCGTGGAACTTTGCAAAGTCGAACGAGGAGTTTGTGAGGAAGGTGAACGCGTTGAGAGCCATCGGAGGAACGACGAATACTAAGAAG GCGCTGGAAGTTGGCCTCGAATTGATGGCCCAGAGGAATGTGTCGATTCCGACGCTTGTTATGGTTGTGACCGATGGACGGTCGGCCGACGATCCGAAGGGACCTGGGCAGATTCTTCAGGCACAGCCGAACACATGGGTATTTGCTGCGGCGACCGGGGATCCGGAGAAAGTTGACAC ccgagaACTCATGGACATTACTGGAAACATCAACCATATTGTCATGCACAGAGGACGAGATTTGGCTACAGACATTACTAGAAGACTTTTGAGACAGGCTCAAGACAAGTGTAGgactactactactacaacGACTACTACAACCACCACAACCACAACAGATCCTATCACTG GTTGCGAACTAGACCTTGTTCTTGTCCTCGACTTCTCTACAACCACTGACCCAGTGTATAATTCGTACAAAGATCTCAGCAAGCGATTGGTGTCTCAGTTAAAGATTGGACCTCATTATACACAG gTCGCCGCGGTCACATTCGCCACTGTCGGACGGACGAGAGTAcgtttcaatctgaaaaagtatCAGACGCAGGAAGAAGTTCTCAGAGGAATTGATAACTTGAAATCGAGAGGTGGAACTACTGCTATTG GTGCCGGAATCGAGAAAGCCCTGACACAACTCGACGAGTCCGAGGGTGCCCGACCCGGAATTGCAACAAAAGTGATGGTTGTATTCACCGATGGATGGAGTAATAAGGGTCCTGATCCGGAAAAAAGAGCCCGAGATGCAGTGAGCTCTGGTTTTGAGATGTATACAGTGGCTTATACG GCCCACACTCCTGGAGCAGTAACCCTAAACAACGAAACATTGTCGGCTATCTCTGGTGACGTCCATCACACTTTTACAGACGTCACATTCCAAGCTCTTATCGACAAAATCAAGCAACGAAATCTGCCTTGCatgccataa
- the nhr-76 gene encoding Nuclear hormone receptor family member nhr-76 (Confirmed by transcript evidence): protein MEVLGKQKVLAMMKLNGAGQLTGYPFETPSSSTTTPSVPPSFPHSSNPNAYMKPSPPSAISSPPSTSSCSSASEKKECAVCKNPNSSGYHFGCIACAACSAFFRRTVVLSRRYYCRRDPVGNSLCPLDRRHRSNCRACRYVRCIDMGMNPSSVQNLRDSIKPRSPAEMIQEAEEEDKKEKLDDILFSAATPGSWISSTSTCNEPLPVAPKEIPGENYIETLAALYKNSVERRRMFYCNGSLREMLGGTGLKMRPTRFDERYYKEKMRFELVLYVEMMNSMSVFRQMDLDTKETLVKGCAVSLAMLEKYYISVKYDGLRTQKLIAPDGSYTDLSDHGAQFDDEFTQITESVMDKETCLKLLYDPLRSCLNELGSALEHSRMTDTEFCALFAILLFNTAADNLSDASRNAVVMARNRVMKDWFEFYAKQGIDPHEAGLLVGNTLLLLTAVRNAMAVHRENFHVIRVFNVMEYDKLIDDLAFT from the exons ATGGAGGTGCTCGGGAAGCAGAAGGTGTTGGCCATGATGAAGCTGAATGGTGCTGGACAG CTCACCGGGTACCCCTTCGAGACGCCTTCATCCTCCACCACAACACCTTCAGTACCTCCTTCCTTCCCACACTCATCAAATCCCAACGCCTATATGAAGCCATCTCCACCATCAGCTATATCATCACCACCATCCACATCATCGTGCTCCTCGGCTTCAGAGAAGAAAGAGTGTGCGGTGTGCAAGAACCCCAACTCCAGTGGATACCATTTTGGGTGTATTGCGTGTGCCGCTTGTTCAGCGTTTTTTCGACGTACCGTAGTGCTTTCGAGGAGGTACTACTGTAGGAGGGATCCAGTTGGCAACTCGCTGTGTCCGCTGGATAGAC GACACCGATCAAATTGTCGAGCATGCCGATACGTAAGGTGTATCGATATGGGGATGAATCCGAGCA GCGTCCAAAACCTTCGAGACTCGATCAAGCCACGGTCCCCAGCAGAAATGATTCAGGAAGCCGAGGAGGAGGATAAAAAGGAGAAGCTCGACGATATTCTGTTCTCTGCTGCAACTCCGGGTAGTTGGATATCCAGTACGAGCACATGTAATGAACCACTTCCAGTTGCTCCAAAAG AAATTCCCGGCGAAAACTACATCGAAACCCTTGCCGCACTATACAAAAACTCTGTGGAGCGACGTCGAATGTTCTACTGTAACGGATCACTTCGCGAGATGCTCGGAGGCACCGGCTTA AAGATGCGACCAACGAGATTTGACGAACGATATTACAAGGAAAAAATGCGATTTGAGTTGGTTTTGTACGTGGAGATGATGAATTCAATGAGCGTGTTCCGACAGATGGACCTGGATACCAAGGAGACATTAGTCAAGGGATGTGCTGTGTCATTGGCCATGCTGGAGAAATATTATATTTCTGTGAAATATGATGGGTTGAGAACTCAAAA ACTAATTGCTCCGGACGGGTCCTACACGGATTTGAGTGATCATGGTGCTCAATTCGACGACGAATTCACACAAATCACCGAGTCTGTCATGGACAAGGAAACGTGTCTGAAACTGCTCTACGACCCGCTGCGGTCGTGTTTGAACGAACTTGGATCCGCGTTAGAGCACTCTAGAATGACAGACACCGagttttgtgctctttttgcAATATTGTTATTCAATACAG CCGCTGATAACTTATCGGACGCGAGTCGTAACGCCGTAGTGATGGCCAGAAATCGGGTGATGAAGGATTGGTTCGAGTTTTATGCGAAACAGGGGATAGACCCACATGAG GCTGGTCTTCTCGTGGGCAACACGTTGCTTCTTCTGACAGCCGTCCGCAATGCGATGGCAGTTCaccgtgaaaattttcacgtgATTCGTGTGTTCAATGTGATGGAATATGATAAATTAATTGATGATCTCGCGTTCACGTAA
- the inx-18 gene encoding Innexin (Confirmed by transcript evidence) yields MVGGFRIGMHFLASALRFLEPRVDDDFVDRLHYLYTSTMVLMFAVLVSAKQYVGHPIECFVPAQFTRAMEQYTENYCWVQNTYWVPFQDLIPHRLDDRERRQIGYYQWVPFVLAVAALTFHIPSSVWRMLAGQSGLNAGLVLQLVCGDENVDPVVRDKTVDIVARHIDDALMYQRDHGARRHSVYIFAIFKLGKFYGAYVSSVYIFIKALHLANVILQFMLLNSFLQTSDYPMFGAHVLYDLFMGREWRDSGKFPRVTLCDFEIRVLGNVHRHTVQCVLVINMLTEKIFIFLWLWLTVLAIVTALNLIFWFIALVSNSCREHFVSKHLDIQSDQISRFVHRFLRADGVFLLQMIASHSGNLMAAKVTEQLWMIFVRRSGKPVIEDKIEDRGSVRSTNGNDWESVGELSIVDC; encoded by the exons agttGACGATGACTTTGTTGACCGTCTTCACTACCTCTACACCTCCACAATGGTTCTCATGTTTGCTGTTTTGGTGTCGGCCAAACAATATG TCGGTCACCCGATAGAATGTTTTGTGCCGGCACAATTTACCAGGGCAATGGAACAATACACAGAGAACTACTGTTGGGTACAGAACACGTATTGGGTGCCGTTTCAG GACCTGATACCACACCGATTAGATGATAGAGAACGCCGGCAAATAGGATATTATCAATGGGTTCCATTTGTGTTAGCTGTAGCTGCGCTGACGTTTCATATTCCGTCATCGGTTTGGAGAATGTTGGCTGGGCAGAGTG GCCTGAACGCCGGCCTAGTCCTCCAACTAGTCTGCGGAGACGAAAACGTGGATCCAGTAGTCCGTGACAAGACAGTAGACATAGTTGCTCGTCACATCGATGATGCTCTTATGTACCAAAGGGATCACGGAGCCCGACGACACAGTGTCTACatctttgcaattttcaagctCGGAAAGTTCTACGGAGCCTACGTATCGTCCGTCTACATTTTCATAAAAGCTCTTCATCTTGCAAATGTGATTCTACAATTTATGCTTCTCAACTCATTTCTTCAAACATCGGATTATCCAATGTTCGGAGCACATGTCCTTTACGACTTGTTCATGGGAAGAGAATGGAGGGATTCTGGAAAGTTCCCACGAGTCACACTTtgtgattttgaaattcgagttTTGGGGAATGTACATAGACATACTGTTCAATGTGTGCTAGTCATCAATATGCTCAccgagaaaattttcattttcctgtGGCTCTGGCTAACAGTTCTGGCAATTGTGACAGCGTtgaatttgatattttggTTCATTGCATTGGTTTCGAATTCTTGTCGAGAACATTTTGTTTCGAAGCATTTGGATATTCAGTCTGATCAGATTAGTCGATTTGTGCACCGGTTTCTTCGAGCAGATGGGGTTTTCCTATTACAAATGATTGCATCgcattctggaaatttgatggCCGCAAAA gtaaccGAACAACTGTGGATGATATTCGTCCGACGAAGTGGAAAACCAGTGATAGAGGACAAAATTGAGGACCGTGGATCGGTACGAAGCACGAATGGGAATGATTGGGAATCGGTGGGCGAGCTGTCGATTGTTGACTGTTAA
- the C18H7.1 gene encoding VWFA domain-containing protein (Confirmed by transcript evidence), with protein MLLLQVGALAALAVVVHAQTTPLFPVACELNVLIVLDRSDSVKGGFNKSRKFVTDVSEELQIGPEKHRVALIVYSGLSYRREVMPWNFAKSNEEFVRKVNALRAIGGTTNTKKALEVGLELMAQRNVSIPTLVMVVTDGRSADDPKGPGQILQAQPNTWVFAAATGDPEKVDTRELMDITGNINHIVMHRGRDLATDITRRLLRQAQDKCRTTTTTTTTTTTTTTTDPITGCELDLVLVLDFSTTTDPVYNSYKDLSKRLVSQLKIGPHYTQVAAVTFATVGRTRVRFNLKKYQTQEEVLRGIDNLKSRGGTTAIGAGIEKALTQLDESEGARPGIATKVMVVFTDGWSNKGPDPEKRARDAVSSGFEMYTVAYTAHTPGAVTLNNETLSAISGDVHHTFTDVTFQALIDKIKQRNLPCMP; from the exons atgttattgttACAG GTTGGTGCTCTCGCAGCACTAGCAGTCGTCGTTCATGCACAGACCACGCCCCTCTTCCCAGTTGCGTGTGAGCTCAACGTGCTCATAGTTCTCGACAGGTCCGACTCGGTGAAGGGTGGCTTCAATAAGAGTCGGAAGTTTGTGACAGATGTCTCAGAAGAGCTTCAGATCGGTCCGGAGAAGCATCGAGTCGCCCTGATTGTCTATTCGGGGCTCAGTTATCGGCGGGAGGTGATGCCGTGGAACTTTGCAAAGTCGAACGAGGAGTTTGTGAGGAAGGTGAACGCGTTGAGAGCCATCGGAGGAACGACGAATACTAAGAAG GCGCTGGAAGTTGGCCTCGAATTGATGGCCCAGAGGAATGTGTCGATTCCGACGCTTGTTATGGTTGTGACCGATGGACGGTCGGCCGACGATCCGAAGGGACCTGGGCAGATTCTTCAGGCACAGCCGAACACATGGGTATTTGCTGCGGCGACCGGGGATCCGGAGAAAGTTGACAC ccgagaACTCATGGACATTACTGGAAACATCAACCATATTGTCATGCACAGAGGACGAGATTTGGCTACAGACATTACTAGAAGACTTTTGAGACAGGCTCAAGACAAGTGTAGgactactactactacaacGACTACTACAACCACCACAACCACAACAGATCCTATCACTG GTTGCGAACTAGACCTTGTTCTTGTCCTCGACTTCTCTACAACCACTGACCCAGTGTATAATTCGTACAAAGATCTCAGCAAGCGATTGGTGTCTCAGTTAAAGATTGGACCTCATTATACACAG gTCGCCGCGGTCACATTCGCCACTGTCGGACGGACGAGAGTAcgtttcaatctgaaaaagtatCAGACGCAGGAAGAAGTTCTCAGAGGAATTGATAACTTGAAATCGAGAGGTGGAACTACTGCTATTG GTGCCGGAATCGAGAAAGCCCTGACACAACTCGACGAGTCCGAGGGTGCCCGACCCGGAATTGCAACAAAAGTGATGGTTGTATTCACCGATGGATGGAGTAATAAGGGTCCTGATCCGGAAAAAAGAGCCCGAGATGCAGTGAGCTCTGGTTTTGAGATGTATACAGTGGCTTATACG GCCCACACTCCTGGAGCAGTAACCCTAAACAACGAAACATTGTCGGCTATCTCTGGTGACGTCCATCACACTTTTACAGACGTCACATTCCAAGCTCTTATCGACAAAATCAAGCAACGAAATCTGCCTTGCatgccataa